Proteins found in one Euzebyales bacterium genomic segment:
- the lpdA gene encoding dihydrolipoyl dehydrogenase — translation MSETTELVVLGGGTGGYSTALFAANLGMEVTLVEKAKVGGTCLHWGCIPTKSMLHAAQVAEHAQHADDFGITASFDGVDVPQLHEFKDGVVNANYKGLQATMKAKGVETVIGRGVLKDATTVVVETEEGERTITGSRGLVLATGSVPRDVPIEGAETDGEVVINSDHALYMDRMPEQPIVLGAGAIGVEFATVWNAFGADVTVVEMLDNVVPNEDVDTQKMLNRLLRRRGMDVRAKTKLVKVERGDGGLRATVENAKGEQDHIEGDTLMVAIGRRPVTEDMGFEDAGVTLDSGYVQVDEYCRPGPDGLYAVGDILPLYTLGLAHSSFQEGFLVSQLAAGRSALPIDYKGVPRVTYCHPEVASVGWNSQDLDEQDIAYDTNTYPYSHNARAMGMKEGGQVKVIAEPDGGRVLGIHIVGPHATDLIAEGQLIYNWEALPMEVGQFIHAHPTLSEAVGEAHLGLVGMGLHG, via the coding sequence ATGTCGGAGACCACCGAACTCGTTGTGCTCGGTGGGGGCACCGGCGGGTACTCGACCGCGCTGTTCGCGGCCAACCTCGGGATGGAGGTGACGCTGGTCGAGAAGGCGAAGGTCGGAGGTACCTGTCTGCACTGGGGGTGCATCCCGACGAAGTCGATGCTGCACGCCGCCCAGGTCGCCGAGCACGCCCAGCATGCTGACGACTTCGGCATCACGGCGTCGTTCGACGGTGTCGACGTGCCGCAGTTGCACGAGTTCAAGGACGGTGTCGTCAACGCCAACTACAAGGGCCTGCAGGCGACCATGAAGGCCAAGGGCGTCGAGACCGTGATCGGGCGCGGCGTGCTCAAGGACGCGACCACGGTCGTCGTGGAGACCGAAGAGGGCGAGCGCACCATCACGGGGTCGCGTGGATTGGTGCTGGCCACCGGGTCGGTGCCCCGCGACGTGCCGATCGAGGGTGCCGAGACCGACGGCGAGGTCGTGATCAACTCGGACCACGCGCTGTACATGGACCGGATGCCCGAGCAGCCGATCGTGCTGGGCGCGGGCGCGATCGGCGTTGAGTTCGCCACCGTGTGGAACGCGTTCGGCGCGGATGTGACCGTCGTCGAGATGCTCGACAACGTGGTGCCCAACGAGGACGTCGACACGCAGAAGATGCTCAACCGGCTGTTGCGCCGCCGCGGCATGGATGTGCGCGCCAAGACCAAGCTGGTCAAGGTCGAACGCGGCGACGGCGGCCTGCGGGCGACCGTCGAGAACGCCAAGGGTGAGCAGGACCACATCGAGGGCGACACCCTCATGGTCGCGATCGGTCGTCGCCCTGTGACCGAGGACATGGGGTTCGAGGACGCCGGCGTCACCCTCGACAGCGGCTACGTCCAGGTCGACGAGTACTGCCGGCCGGGACCCGACGGGCTCTACGCCGTCGGCGACATCCTGCCGCTCTACACGCTCGGATTGGCCCACTCGTCGTTCCAGGAAGGATTCCTGGTGTCCCAGCTGGCGGCCGGGCGGTCCGCCCTGCCGATCGACTACAAGGGCGTGCCCCGCGTGACCTACTGCCACCCCGAGGTCGCCAGCGTCGGCTGGAACAGCCAGGACCTGGACGAGCAGGACATCGCGTACGACACGAACACCTACCCCTACTCCCACAATGCCCGCGCGATGGGCATGAAGGAAGGCGGCCAGGTCAAGGTCATCGCCGAGCCCGACGGCGGCCGCGTGCTGGGCATCCACATCGTCGGACCCCACGCGACCGACCTCATCGCGGAGGGTCAGCTCATCTACAACTGGGAGGCGCTCCCGATGGAGGTCGGCCAGTTCATCCATGCTCACCCGACGCTGTCGGAGGCCGTCGGCGAGGCCCACCTGGGGCTGGTCGGCATGGGCCTGCACGGGTGA